GCCGCCGCGCAGAATAACCGCATTGCCCGCCTTGATGCACAAAATGGCGGCATCGATGGTCACATTGGGGCGCGCCTCGTAGATCATGGCGATCACGCCCAGCGGCACGCGCATACGGCCCACAAGCAATCCATTGGGGCGCTGCCACTGGCGTTCCGTAGCACCTACGGGGTCGGGCAGATTGGCCACGTGGCGGCAGGCTGCGCGCATTTCATCCATAATGGCGGGGGTAAGCGTCAAGCGGTCAAGGCGGGGGGCATCCTGCCCGGCGGCACGGGCCGCAGCAAGGTCTTCCGCATTGGCGGCCAGAATTTCGGCCTCCCGCTCCTGCAGCAGTTGCGCCAGCCCAAGCAGGGCTTGCGTTTTGGCATCGGGGTGGGCCTTGGCTATGGCCCTGGCCGCTTCCTTTGCCCGCGCGCCAAGGCGCGACATTTCTTCTGCAGGCGTCATGCATACTCCTTATTGTATTGGCCGGGGCCGCGCAGGCCGCCTGACCAGAGGATATTTGTTTTGACAGAGGGGTTGATTCTGGCCTAAGAAAAAAGCTTCCGTCCAGCTCCGCCGATCATGGAACGCGCAGGGCAAACGCGCGGAAAAACTACGGCGGTTCCGCCTCCCTAAGGAGTTTTGATACATGAATCCGCAAAAGAATCAAGGCGCAGAGGATTCCCCCCTGTTGCGCGACCTTCAGGCAGAAGTCAGCTCCGAAAGCGCCCCCATGCTCCAGTTCATGCTGCGCCACGCTGGCACCATAGCCAGCATTGTGGTGCTGTTTGTGCTGGTTCTGGCGGGTACCGGCATCTGGCGCTGGTACAGCACATCCAAAAACGATGAGGCGCGGCAGTCGCTTGCGCGCATTGTGCTGCAAACCAGCGGCCCCGCGCAGGTCAAGGAACTTGCCGCCCTGGCGGAAAAAGCCCCCTCGGACGTACGGTTTTCCGCCTATCTGGCCTTGGGCCAAAGCGCCATGAGCAACGGCGACAACGCCACCGCCGCGGATGCCTTTGCCAAGGCCGCCAAGGCAAGCGACGGCCCCCTTGCGCTGGTTGCCGGCATGAACGAGGCCGGAGCCATGCTCAAGGCCGGAAAATACGCCGATGCCCTTGCTCAGCTGCAAAAGCTGCAAGCCGCGCTGCCGGGCGAAGTTACCGCTCCCCAGCTCAAGCAGATGATGGCCGAAGCCGCTGTTGCCGCAGGGCAGACCGAACAGGCCGCCCGCATCTATCTTGCCCTCTCGCGCGAGGCGCAGGGCCTCAACAGCGAATATTTCCGCGCTCGCGCAACCACGCTGGCCCCCAAGATTGTTGAAGAAGAAGCCGCCCAGGCTGCG
This portion of the Desulfovibrio desulfuricans genome encodes:
- a CDS encoding tetratricopeptide repeat protein translates to MNPQKNQGAEDSPLLRDLQAEVSSESAPMLQFMLRHAGTIASIVVLFVLVLAGTGIWRWYSTSKNDEARQSLARIVLQTSGPAQVKELAALAEKAPSDVRFSAYLALGQSAMSNGDNATAADAFAKAAKASDGPLALVAGMNEAGAMLKAGKYADALAQLQKLQAALPGEVTAPQLKQMMAEAAVAAGQTEQAARIYLALSREAQGLNSEYFRARATTLAPKIVEEEAAQAAAPAAPDGAGEKSSGKAQ